Proteins encoded within one genomic window of Anopheles gambiae chromosome 3, idAnoGambNW_F1_1, whole genome shotgun sequence:
- the LOC1278039 gene encoding transport and Golgi organization protein 1 isoform X1, which produces MKRSVVNCFVHTLCLVLVLLVLDTSGRECGDPQCKSVIATGKVMLRYRGGGEPKVNLDQNEFVDILAKNVGKELDYVVRKSSGKEGLASKKFIRELKILIKSSDRITISDEVGSAGAPDIKPTQPLAALEDNVAQTTVLDGTVIANDALSYASTVQAEATDAPSSVEPTPSLEVIPSTQAAESKPLSESAEDSESEKANNESGEELADPDDIEEDEEAEDEEEEEDVSEESEDEIPTVETTAQEDSKPNQVNGGQETAKLETTTEKVLSSDDNSESQPPKEQDNSNTNDNEPIDQAKVPNVNDFAVPATKEGENVETTELGANEPMETVTDNSTHATEPGYTDPAAADTNVLSESGYQEAIVDSSSIVSNVSSSEETNDAETISENGSTSEEPPVTESFQDSPTTESVWMMDEVTTPLPVVEKIEPDVPVSSVPVEVVTESVPPAVVEPAPVTEPENDPPSVAALPEPTKPDNQPTPPARILAGGLENGYCDSAAADCPPPGLPLVPPSIQHTNGGNNFYPPASNQQQQMDDDKASESGEPQGVPQNMEALPDVQNQPLNMEDYLGAFVQEAIKLSDLILMLTITSFTLLMFSLGHYLINKNRREKPLIYKLNMIERDLMTSHKECALLKHELQETKHKLTSIENNSFGSNDMVIALKAELEAAEQTKLDLQDQIAGLEKELENAAEAGLELNKMVAELLNQNGSDSIALSVEELQRQLNEQQQTILSMNVSLAEKSRENSELQIAIANQTGKFNQRLEELEQARSELTEHRQKLEEEVASLQSEQKAKVEVLRKETGAEIDRLTKELKIAQSKADESRKALAAMEAKCEALEECLKEVKTDGSGNGGKGMIDSIELKAQIALLTKEKANVQDKLQGEVIARQLVEDHMKMVNEEISTLKREFGKAEKDKLEAETRLEVLSSYFKEKETQLQKELSVKEAMWMQQQGETTTTVEKIRHMQDEIQQLKSQNDKLRAEIEAQATAHKAQYTTLETRSHDAWLTARQAERRLEEARSESSALRRKLTALGDISASSDGMANLPNASITQTDLGLTAPSPIRVESPNAPPLMGVLPPPPFMPPFMPGPPPPFMPPFIPPPHGAGEMRPPPLGRLMSPPPPNNRYSPNNIIDARDRYSPDRGRYSPDSRYDYSVMSTYETENDFSPPPSPPPHHWRHSNDRDRDRERERDRDRDRDRDWDRDRDRVSDRERPNRDGRGSGSGGYSRGYTPTGMRATPPIQDPRNKKYAGGFSSGSQDSLGTRKSSGKYRSTGKPVA; this is translated from the exons ATGAAAAGATCCGTTGTTAATTGTTTTGTACATActttgtgtttagttttagtATTGCTAGTGCTCGATACCTCCGGGAGAGAATGCGGGGACCCACAGTGCAAAA GTGTAATAGCAACGGGAAAGGTGATGCTACGCTACCGTGGCGGTGGCGAACCGAAGGTGAATTTGGATCAGAACGAGTTCGTCGATATATTGGCGAAAAATGTTGGCAAGGAACTGGATTACGTGGTGCGAAAGTCGTCCGGCAAGGAGGGCCTTGCATCGAAAAAATTCATACGGGAGCTTAAAATTCTGATAAAATCGTCGGATCGAATTACCATCTCTGATGAGGTTGGAAGCGCGGGTGCGCCCGATATCAAGCCAACGCAACCGTTAGCAGCATTGGAAGATAACGTTGCGCAAACGACTGTCCTTGATGGGACGGTGATAGCGAACGATGCTCTTTCGTATGCTTCAACGGTTCAAGCCGAGGCCACCGACGCACCGTCTAGCGTTGAGCCGACACCTTCGCTCGAGGTAATACCAAGCACACAGGCAGCTGAGAGCAAACCGCTTAGTGAGAGTGCAGAAGATTCGGAAAGCGAGAAAGCGAACAATGAATCTGGCGAGGAGCTAGCCGATCCCGATGACATCGAGGAAGATGAAGAGGCTgaggatgaggaggaagaagaggatGTTAGTGAAGAAAGTGAAGATGAAATACCCACAGTAGAAACAACGGCACAAGAGGACAGCAAACCAAATCAAGTGAATGGTGGGCAAGAAACAGCTAAACTTGAAACAACTACTGAAAAGGTGCTATCGAGTGATGATAACAGTGAATCACAACCACCAAAAGAGCAAGATAACAGCAACACTAATGATAATGAGCCGATTGATCAAGCAAAGGTGCCCAATGTAAACGATTTCGCGGTGCCGGCAACAAAGGAGGGTGAAAATGTTGAAACTACAGAACTCGGTGCTAATGAACCAATGGAAACCGTTACCGACAATAGCACGCATGCAACAGAACCGGGTTATACCGACCCAGCAGCTGCTGACACAAATGTGCTAAGCGAAAGCGGATATCAAGAGGCAATAGTGGATAGTAGTTCGATTGTTTCAAACGTGTCCAGTTCAGAGGAAACGAATGATGCCGAGACCATCAGTGAAAATGGTTCTACGAGTGAAGAGCCGCCAGTTACGGAATCGTTTCAAGATTCACCCACAACGGAATCAGTCTGGATGATGGATGAAGTTACAACTCCGCTGCCCGTTGTGGAAAAGATTGAGCCAGACGTACCTGTGTCATCTGTGCCGGTGGAAGTGGTTACGGAATCGGTACCACCTGCTGTAGTAGAACCGGCACCAGTTACGGAGCCGGAAAACGATCCACCAAGCGTTGCTGCGCTACCGGAACCGACGAAACCCGATAATCAACCAACACCACCCGCCCGAATCCTAGCAGGAGGCTTGG AAAACGGGTATTGCGATAGTGCGGCTGCTGATTGTCCCCCGCCAGGATTGCCGCTTGTGCCGCCATCGATTCAGCACACCAACGGTGGAAACAACTTCTATCCTCCTGCATcaaatcagcagcaacagatggACGATGACAAGGCAAGTGAATCTGGAGAACCTCAGGGCGTACCCCAAAATATGGAAGCTCTGCCGGATGTCCAGAATCAGCCGCTAAACATGGAAGATTACCTCGGAGCATTCGTACAGGAAGCGATCAAGCTAAGCGACCTCATCCTGATGCTCACAATTACATCCTTCACGTTGTTAATGTTCTCCCTGGGACACTATCTGATCAACAAGAATCGGCGCGAGAAACCTCTGATATACAAGCTGAACATGATTGAGCGCGATCTAATGACATCACACAAAGAGTGCGCGCTGTTGAAGCACGAGCTGCAGGAAACGAAACACAAGCTAACGAGCATCGAAAACAATTCGTTTGGTTCAAATGACATGGTGATCGCGCTGAAGGCCGAGCTTGAAGCGGCCGAGCAGACGAAGCTAGATCTGCAGGACCAAATAGCGGGACTGGAAAAGGAGCTGGAGAATGCGGCAGAAGCGGGCCTGGAGCTGAACAAGATGGTAGCGGAGCTGCTGAACCAAAACGGAAGCGATTCGATCGCACTCAGCGTGGAAGAGCTGCAGCGCCAGCTGaacgaacagcagcaaacgatACTGTCGATGAATGTGTCGCTGGCGGAAAAGAGTCGCGAAAACAGTGAGCTACAGATAGCGATCGCCAATCAGACGGGCAAATTCAACCAGCGGCTGGAAGAGCTAGAGCAGGCGCGCAGCGAGCTTACCGAGCATCGGCAAAAGCTCGAAGAGGAGGTGGCAAGCTTGCAGTCGGAGCAGAAGGCAAAGGTGGAAGTGTTGCGTAAGGAGACAGGTGCAGAAATCGATCGACTGACGAAAGAGTTGAAGATCGCCCAGAGCAAAGCAGACGAGAGCCGCAAAGCTCTAGCGGCAATGGAAGCGAAATGTGAAGCGCTGGAAGAATGCTTAAAGGAAGTCAAGACAGACGGGAGTGGAAACGGCGGCAAAGGAATGATTGATTCGATCGAGCTGAAAGCCCAAATAGCACTGTTGACGAAGGAAAAGGCAAATGTGCAGGACAAATTGCAGGGAGAAGTT ATCGCTCGTCAGCTGGTGGAAGATCACATGAAAATGGTAAACGAAGAGATTTCTACACTGAAACGAGAGTTTGGCAAAGCGGAAAAGGATAAACTGGAAGCAGAAACGAGGTTGGAGGTGCTGTCATCCTACTTCaaggaaaaggaaacacaGTTACAAAA AGAACTTAGTGTAAAGGAAGCAATGTGGATGCAGCAACAGGGTGAAACGACCACTACGGTAGAAAAGATACGCCACATGCAAGATGAAATACAACAACTTAA ATCGCAAAACGATAAGCTGCGGGCGGAAATTGAAGCTCAAGCAACAGCGCACAAAGCTCAATACACGACCCTTGAAACACGTTCGCACGATGCTTGGCTTACGGCCCGGCAGGCAGAGCGTCGTCTGGAGGAAGCCCGCAGCGAGTCTAGCGCACTTCGGCGCAAACTTACAGCTCTTGGTGATATTTCTGCTTCCAGTG ATGGTATGGCAAATTTACCAAACGCATCCATCACACAAACCGATCTCGGCCTAACTGCACCCTCGCCTATACGTGTGGAGTCACCGAATGCGCCTCCGCTGATGGGAGtgcttccaccaccaccatttaTGCCACCGTTTATGCCCGGCCCGCCTCCTCCATTTATGCCACCGTTCATACCACCACCCCATGGCGCCGGTGAAATGCGGCCTCCACCGCTGGGACGGTTGATGTCGCCGCCTCCGCCGAACAATCGATACTCGCCCAACAACATTATCGATGCGCGGGATCGGTACAGTCCCGATCGTGGCCGTTACTCACCGGACAGCCGGTACGACTATTCCGTCATGTCGACGTACGAAACGGAGAACGATTTTAGTCCGCCAccctcaccaccaccgcaccaTTGGCGTCACTCGAACGATCGAGATCGCGATCGGGAGCGAGAAAGGGACCGGGACCGGGACCGTGACAGGGATTGGGATCGGGACCGCGATCGTGTCAGCGATCGTGAGCGACCAAACCGAGACGGGCGCGGCAGCGGCAGTGGAGGCTACTCGCGCGGCTACACCCCGACCGGCATGCGCGCGACACCACCGATACAGGATCCCAGGAACAAGAAATACGCAG GAGGTTTCAGTTCCGGTTCGCAGGATTCACTTGGCACAAGAAAGAGTTCAGGAAAGTATAGATCCACGGGAAAACCGGTGGCGTAG
- the LOC1278039 gene encoding transport and Golgi organization protein 1 isoform X2, with protein sequence MKRSVVNCFVHTLCLVLVLLVLDTSGRECGDPQCKSVIATGKVMLRYRGGGEPKVNLDQNEFVDILAKNVGKELDYVVRKSSGKEGLASKKFIRELKILIKSSDRITISDEVGSAGAPDIKPTQPLAALEDNVAQTTVLDGTVIANDALSYASTVQAEATDAPSSVEPTPSLEVIPSTQAAESKPLSESAEDSESEKANNESGEELADPDDIEEDEEAEDEEEEEDVSEESEDEIPTVETTAQEDSKPNQVNGGQETAKLETTTEKVLSSDDNSESQPPKEQDNSNTNDNEPIDQAKVPNVNDFAVPATKEGENVETTELGANEPMETVTDNSTHATEPGYTDPAAADTNVLSESGYQEAIVDSSSIVSNVSSSEETNDAETISENGSTSEEPPVTESFQDSPTTESVWMMDEVTTPLPVVEKIEPDVPVSSVPVEVVTESVPPAVVEPAPVTEPENDPPSVAALPEPTKPDNQPTPPARILAGGLGNLLAHSHHHHHHHHHHPHHHHDHHHHHGHDHGHDDRKMVQNEQAAAPEAAVVNVQTVGDTHLHFPAQTDTLENNLPQDGEAVHRGHNVESLESNHFHSAQVVVPPVQEMAGSNSNEENGYCDSAAADCPPPGLPLVPPSIQHTNGGNNFYPPASNQQQQMDDDKASESGEPQGVPQNMEALPDVQNQPLNMEDYLGAFVQEAIKLSDLILMLTITSFTLLMFSLGHYLINKNRREKPLIYKLNMIERDLMTSHKECALLKHELQETKHKLTSIENNSFGSNDMVIALKAELEAAEQTKLDLQDQIAGLEKELENAAEAGLELNKMVAELLNQNGSDSIALSVEELQRQLNEQQQTILSMNVSLAEKSRENSELQIAIANQTGKFNQRLEELEQARSELTEHRQKLEEEVASLQSEQKAKVEVLRKETGAEIDRLTKELKIAQSKADESRKALAAMEAKCEALEECLKEVKTDGSGNGGKGMIDSIELKAQIALLTKEKANVQDKLQGEVIARQLVEDHMKMVNEEISTLKREFGKAEKDKLEAETRLEVLSSYFKEKETQLQKT encoded by the exons ATGAAAAGATCCGTTGTTAATTGTTTTGTACATActttgtgtttagttttagtATTGCTAGTGCTCGATACCTCCGGGAGAGAATGCGGGGACCCACAGTGCAAAA GTGTAATAGCAACGGGAAAGGTGATGCTACGCTACCGTGGCGGTGGCGAACCGAAGGTGAATTTGGATCAGAACGAGTTCGTCGATATATTGGCGAAAAATGTTGGCAAGGAACTGGATTACGTGGTGCGAAAGTCGTCCGGCAAGGAGGGCCTTGCATCGAAAAAATTCATACGGGAGCTTAAAATTCTGATAAAATCGTCGGATCGAATTACCATCTCTGATGAGGTTGGAAGCGCGGGTGCGCCCGATATCAAGCCAACGCAACCGTTAGCAGCATTGGAAGATAACGTTGCGCAAACGACTGTCCTTGATGGGACGGTGATAGCGAACGATGCTCTTTCGTATGCTTCAACGGTTCAAGCCGAGGCCACCGACGCACCGTCTAGCGTTGAGCCGACACCTTCGCTCGAGGTAATACCAAGCACACAGGCAGCTGAGAGCAAACCGCTTAGTGAGAGTGCAGAAGATTCGGAAAGCGAGAAAGCGAACAATGAATCTGGCGAGGAGCTAGCCGATCCCGATGACATCGAGGAAGATGAAGAGGCTgaggatgaggaggaagaagaggatGTTAGTGAAGAAAGTGAAGATGAAATACCCACAGTAGAAACAACGGCACAAGAGGACAGCAAACCAAATCAAGTGAATGGTGGGCAAGAAACAGCTAAACTTGAAACAACTACTGAAAAGGTGCTATCGAGTGATGATAACAGTGAATCACAACCACCAAAAGAGCAAGATAACAGCAACACTAATGATAATGAGCCGATTGATCAAGCAAAGGTGCCCAATGTAAACGATTTCGCGGTGCCGGCAACAAAGGAGGGTGAAAATGTTGAAACTACAGAACTCGGTGCTAATGAACCAATGGAAACCGTTACCGACAATAGCACGCATGCAACAGAACCGGGTTATACCGACCCAGCAGCTGCTGACACAAATGTGCTAAGCGAAAGCGGATATCAAGAGGCAATAGTGGATAGTAGTTCGATTGTTTCAAACGTGTCCAGTTCAGAGGAAACGAATGATGCCGAGACCATCAGTGAAAATGGTTCTACGAGTGAAGAGCCGCCAGTTACGGAATCGTTTCAAGATTCACCCACAACGGAATCAGTCTGGATGATGGATGAAGTTACAACTCCGCTGCCCGTTGTGGAAAAGATTGAGCCAGACGTACCTGTGTCATCTGTGCCGGTGGAAGTGGTTACGGAATCGGTACCACCTGCTGTAGTAGAACCGGCACCAGTTACGGAGCCGGAAAACGATCCACCAAGCGTTGCTGCGCTACCGGAACCGACGAAACCCGATAATCAACCAACACCACCCGCCCGAATCCTAGCAGGAGGCTTGGGTAATTTATTAGCTCatagtcatcatcatcaccaccaccaccatcatcatccgcaccatcatcatgatcatcatcaccatcatggTCACGATCACGGTCATGATGATCGGAAAATGGTGCAAAACGAGCAGGCGGCAGCGCCGGAAGCTGCTGTAGTAAATGTTCAAACCGTTGGCGATACACATTTACATTTCCCTGCCCAAACTGACACGCTAGAAAACAACCTTCCTCAAGACGGAGAAGCGGTGCACCGTGGACATAATGTTGAGTCTTTGGAAAGTAACCATTTCCACAGTGCTCAAGTGGTGGTTCCACCTGTGCAAGAAATGGCAGGCAGTAACAGTAATGAAG AAAACGGGTATTGCGATAGTGCGGCTGCTGATTGTCCCCCGCCAGGATTGCCGCTTGTGCCGCCATCGATTCAGCACACCAACGGTGGAAACAACTTCTATCCTCCTGCATcaaatcagcagcaacagatggACGATGACAAGGCAAGTGAATCTGGAGAACCTCAGGGCGTACCCCAAAATATGGAAGCTCTGCCGGATGTCCAGAATCAGCCGCTAAACATGGAAGATTACCTCGGAGCATTCGTACAGGAAGCGATCAAGCTAAGCGACCTCATCCTGATGCTCACAATTACATCCTTCACGTTGTTAATGTTCTCCCTGGGACACTATCTGATCAACAAGAATCGGCGCGAGAAACCTCTGATATACAAGCTGAACATGATTGAGCGCGATCTAATGACATCACACAAAGAGTGCGCGCTGTTGAAGCACGAGCTGCAGGAAACGAAACACAAGCTAACGAGCATCGAAAACAATTCGTTTGGTTCAAATGACATGGTGATCGCGCTGAAGGCCGAGCTTGAAGCGGCCGAGCAGACGAAGCTAGATCTGCAGGACCAAATAGCGGGACTGGAAAAGGAGCTGGAGAATGCGGCAGAAGCGGGCCTGGAGCTGAACAAGATGGTAGCGGAGCTGCTGAACCAAAACGGAAGCGATTCGATCGCACTCAGCGTGGAAGAGCTGCAGCGCCAGCTGaacgaacagcagcaaacgatACTGTCGATGAATGTGTCGCTGGCGGAAAAGAGTCGCGAAAACAGTGAGCTACAGATAGCGATCGCCAATCAGACGGGCAAATTCAACCAGCGGCTGGAAGAGCTAGAGCAGGCGCGCAGCGAGCTTACCGAGCATCGGCAAAAGCTCGAAGAGGAGGTGGCAAGCTTGCAGTCGGAGCAGAAGGCAAAGGTGGAAGTGTTGCGTAAGGAGACAGGTGCAGAAATCGATCGACTGACGAAAGAGTTGAAGATCGCCCAGAGCAAAGCAGACGAGAGCCGCAAAGCTCTAGCGGCAATGGAAGCGAAATGTGAAGCGCTGGAAGAATGCTTAAAGGAAGTCAAGACAGACGGGAGTGGAAACGGCGGCAAAGGAATGATTGATTCGATCGAGCTGAAAGCCCAAATAGCACTGTTGACGAAGGAAAAGGCAAATGTGCAGGACAAATTGCAGGGAGAAGTT ATCGCTCGTCAGCTGGTGGAAGATCACATGAAAATGGTAAACGAAGAGATTTCTACACTGAAACGAGAGTTTGGCAAAGCGGAAAAGGATAAACTGGAAGCAGAAACGAGGTTGGAGGTGCTGTCATCCTACTTCaaggaaaaggaaacacaGTTACAAAA AACTTAG
- the LOC1278039 gene encoding transport and Golgi organization protein 1 isoform X3, which produces MKRSVVNCFVHTLCLVLVLLVLDTSGRECGDPQCKSVIATGKVMLRYRGGGEPKVNLDQNEFVDILAKNVGKELDYVVRKSSGKEGLASKKFIRELKILIKSSDRITISDEVGSAGAPDIKPTQPLAALEDNVAQTTVLDGTVIANDALSYASTVQAEATDAPSSVEPTPSLEVIPSTQAAESKPLSESAEDSESEKANNESGEELADPDDIEEDEEAEDEEEEEDVSEESEDEIPTVETTAQEDSKPNQVNGGQETAKLETTTEKVLSSDDNSESQPPKEQDNSNTNDNEPIDQAKVPNVNDFAVPATKEGENVETTELGANEPMETVTDNSTHATEPGYTDPAAADTNVLSESGYQEAIVDSSSIVSNVSSSEETNDAETISENGSTSEEPPVTESFQDSPTTESVWMMDEVTTPLPVVEKIEPDVPVSSVPVEVVTESVPPAVVEPAPVTEPENDPPSVAALPEPTKPDNQPTPPARILAGGLGNLLAHSHHHHHHHHHHPHHHHDHHHHHGHDHGHDDRKMVQNEQAAAPEAAVVNVQTVGDTHLHFPAQTDTLENNLPQDGEAVHRGHNVESLESNHFHSAQVVVPPVQEMAGSNSNEENGYCDSAAADCPPPGLPLVPPSIQHTNGGNNFYPPASNQQQQMDDDKASESGEPQGVPQNMEALPDVQNQPLNMEDYLGAFVQEAIKLSDLILMLTITSFTLLMFSLGHYLINKNRREKPLIYKLNMIERDLMTSHKECALLKHELQETKHKLTSIENNSFGSNDMVIALKAELEAAEQTKLDLQDQIAGLEKELENAAEAGLELNKMVAELLNQNGSDSIALSVEELQRQLNEQQQTILSMNVSLAEKSRENSELQIAIANQTGKFNQRLEELEQARSELTEHRQKLEEEVASLQSEQKAKVEVLRKETGAEIDRLTKELKIAQSKADESRKALAAMEAKCEALEECLKEVKTDGSGNGGKGMIDSIELKAQIALLTKEKANVQDKLQGEVIARQLVEDHMKMVNEEISTLKREFGKAEKDKLEAETRLEVLSSYFKEKETQLQKELSVKEAMWMQQQGETTTTVEKIRHMQDEIQQLKSQNDKLRAEIEAQATAHKAQYTTLETRSHDAWLTARQAERRLEEARSESSALRRKLTALGDISASSDGMANLPNASITQTDLGLTAPSPIRVESPNAPPLMGVLPPPPFMPPFMPGPPPPFMPPFIPPPHGAGEMRPPPLGRLMSPPPPNNRYSPNNIIDARDRYSPDRGRYSPDSRYDYSVMSTYETENDFSPPPSPPPHHWRHSNDRDRDRERERDRDRDRDRDWDRDRDRVSDRERPNRDGRGSGSGGYSRGYTPTGMRATPPIQDPRNKKYAGGFSSGSQDSLGTRKSSGKYRSTGKPVA; this is translated from the exons ATGAAAAGATCCGTTGTTAATTGTTTTGTACATActttgtgtttagttttagtATTGCTAGTGCTCGATACCTCCGGGAGAGAATGCGGGGACCCACAGTGCAAAA GTGTAATAGCAACGGGAAAGGTGATGCTACGCTACCGTGGCGGTGGCGAACCGAAGGTGAATTTGGATCAGAACGAGTTCGTCGATATATTGGCGAAAAATGTTGGCAAGGAACTGGATTACGTGGTGCGAAAGTCGTCCGGCAAGGAGGGCCTTGCATCGAAAAAATTCATACGGGAGCTTAAAATTCTGATAAAATCGTCGGATCGAATTACCATCTCTGATGAGGTTGGAAGCGCGGGTGCGCCCGATATCAAGCCAACGCAACCGTTAGCAGCATTGGAAGATAACGTTGCGCAAACGACTGTCCTTGATGGGACGGTGATAGCGAACGATGCTCTTTCGTATGCTTCAACGGTTCAAGCCGAGGCCACCGACGCACCGTCTAGCGTTGAGCCGACACCTTCGCTCGAGGTAATACCAAGCACACAGGCAGCTGAGAGCAAACCGCTTAGTGAGAGTGCAGAAGATTCGGAAAGCGAGAAAGCGAACAATGAATCTGGCGAGGAGCTAGCCGATCCCGATGACATCGAGGAAGATGAAGAGGCTgaggatgaggaggaagaagaggatGTTAGTGAAGAAAGTGAAGATGAAATACCCACAGTAGAAACAACGGCACAAGAGGACAGCAAACCAAATCAAGTGAATGGTGGGCAAGAAACAGCTAAACTTGAAACAACTACTGAAAAGGTGCTATCGAGTGATGATAACAGTGAATCACAACCACCAAAAGAGCAAGATAACAGCAACACTAATGATAATGAGCCGATTGATCAAGCAAAGGTGCCCAATGTAAACGATTTCGCGGTGCCGGCAACAAAGGAGGGTGAAAATGTTGAAACTACAGAACTCGGTGCTAATGAACCAATGGAAACCGTTACCGACAATAGCACGCATGCAACAGAACCGGGTTATACCGACCCAGCAGCTGCTGACACAAATGTGCTAAGCGAAAGCGGATATCAAGAGGCAATAGTGGATAGTAGTTCGATTGTTTCAAACGTGTCCAGTTCAGAGGAAACGAATGATGCCGAGACCATCAGTGAAAATGGTTCTACGAGTGAAGAGCCGCCAGTTACGGAATCGTTTCAAGATTCACCCACAACGGAATCAGTCTGGATGATGGATGAAGTTACAACTCCGCTGCCCGTTGTGGAAAAGATTGAGCCAGACGTACCTGTGTCATCTGTGCCGGTGGAAGTGGTTACGGAATCGGTACCACCTGCTGTAGTAGAACCGGCACCAGTTACGGAGCCGGAAAACGATCCACCAAGCGTTGCTGCGCTACCGGAACCGACGAAACCCGATAATCAACCAACACCACCCGCCCGAATCCTAGCAGGAGGCTTGGGTAATTTATTAGCTCatagtcatcatcatcaccaccaccaccatcatcatccgcaccatcatcatgatcatcatcaccatcatggTCACGATCACGGTCATGATGATCGGAAAATGGTGCAAAACGAGCAGGCGGCAGCGCCGGAAGCTGCTGTAGTAAATGTTCAAACCGTTGGCGATACACATTTACATTTCCCTGCCCAAACTGACACGCTAGAAAACAACCTTCCTCAAGACGGAGAAGCGGTGCACCGTGGACATAATGTTGAGTCTTTGGAAAGTAACCATTTCCACAGTGCTCAAGTGGTGGTTCCACCTGTGCAAGAAATGGCAGGCAGTAACAGTAATGAAG AAAACGGGTATTGCGATAGTGCGGCTGCTGATTGTCCCCCGCCAGGATTGCCGCTTGTGCCGCCATCGATTCAGCACACCAACGGTGGAAACAACTTCTATCCTCCTGCATcaaatcagcagcaacagatggACGATGACAAGGCAAGTGAATCTGGAGAACCTCAGGGCGTACCCCAAAATATGGAAGCTCTGCCGGATGTCCAGAATCAGCCGCTAAACATGGAAGATTACCTCGGAGCATTCGTACAGGAAGCGATCAAGCTAAGCGACCTCATCCTGATGCTCACAATTACATCCTTCACGTTGTTAATGTTCTCCCTGGGACACTATCTGATCAACAAGAATCGGCGCGAGAAACCTCTGATATACAAGCTGAACATGATTGAGCGCGATCTAATGACATCACACAAAGAGTGCGCGCTGTTGAAGCACGAGCTGCAGGAAACGAAACACAAGCTAACGAGCATCGAAAACAATTCGTTTGGTTCAAATGACATGGTGATCGCGCTGAAGGCCGAGCTTGAAGCGGCCGAGCAGACGAAGCTAGATCTGCAGGACCAAATAGCGGGACTGGAAAAGGAGCTGGAGAATGCGGCAGAAGCGGGCCTGGAGCTGAACAAGATGGTAGCGGAGCTGCTGAACCAAAACGGAAGCGATTCGATCGCACTCAGCGTGGAAGAGCTGCAGCGCCAGCTGaacgaacagcagcaaacgatACTGTCGATGAATGTGTCGCTGGCGGAAAAGAGTCGCGAAAACAGTGAGCTACAGATAGCGATCGCCAATCAGACGGGCAAATTCAACCAGCGGCTGGAAGAGCTAGAGCAGGCGCGCAGCGAGCTTACCGAGCATCGGCAAAAGCTCGAAGAGGAGGTGGCAAGCTTGCAGTCGGAGCAGAAGGCAAAGGTGGAAGTGTTGCGTAAGGAGACAGGTGCAGAAATCGATCGACTGACGAAAGAGTTGAAGATCGCCCAGAGCAAAGCAGACGAGAGCCGCAAAGCTCTAGCGGCAATGGAAGCGAAATGTGAAGCGCTGGAAGAATGCTTAAAGGAAGTCAAGACAGACGGGAGTGGAAACGGCGGCAAAGGAATGATTGATTCGATCGAGCTGAAAGCCCAAATAGCACTGTTGACGAAGGAAAAGGCAAATGTGCAGGACAAATTGCAGGGAGAAGTT ATCGCTCGTCAGCTGGTGGAAGATCACATGAAAATGGTAAACGAAGAGATTTCTACACTGAAACGAGAGTTTGGCAAAGCGGAAAAGGATAAACTGGAAGCAGAAACGAGGTTGGAGGTGCTGTCATCCTACTTCaaggaaaaggaaacacaGTTACAAAA AGAACTTAGTGTAAAGGAAGCAATGTGGATGCAGCAACAGGGTGAAACGACCACTACGGTAGAAAAGATACGCCACATGCAAGATGAAATACAACAACTTAA ATCGCAAAACGATAAGCTGCGGGCGGAAATTGAAGCTCAAGCAACAGCGCACAAAGCTCAATACACGACCCTTGAAACACGTTCGCACGATGCTTGGCTTACGGCCCGGCAGGCAGAGCGTCGTCTGGAGGAAGCCCGCAGCGAGTCTAGCGCACTTCGGCGCAAACTTACAGCTCTTGGTGATATTTCTGCTTCCAGTG ATGGTATGGCAAATTTACCAAACGCATCCATCACACAAACCGATCTCGGCCTAACTGCACCCTCGCCTATACGTGTGGAGTCACCGAATGCGCCTCCGCTGATGGGAGtgcttccaccaccaccatttaTGCCACCGTTTATGCCCGGCCCGCCTCCTCCATTTATGCCACCGTTCATACCACCACCCCATGGCGCCGGTGAAATGCGGCCTCCACCGCTGGGACGGTTGATGTCGCCGCCTCCGCCGAACAATCGATACTCGCCCAACAACATTATCGATGCGCGGGATCGGTACAGTCCCGATCGTGGCCGTTACTCACCGGACAGCCGGTACGACTATTCCGTCATGTCGACGTACGAAACGGAGAACGATTTTAGTCCGCCAccctcaccaccaccgcaccaTTGGCGTCACTCGAACGATCGAGATCGCGATCGGGAGCGAGAAAGGGACCGGGACCGGGACCGTGACAGGGATTGGGATCGGGACCGCGATCGTGTCAGCGATCGTGAGCGACCAAACCGAGACGGGCGCGGCAGCGGCAGTGGAGGCTACTCGCGCGGCTACACCCCGACCGGCATGCGCGCGACACCACCGATACAGGATCCCAGGAACAAGAAATACGCAG GAGGTTTCAGTTCCGGTTCGCAGGATTCACTTGGCACAAGAAAGAGTTCAGGAAAGTATAGATCCACGGGAAAACCGGTGGCGTAG